A portion of the Flavobacterium limnophilum genome contains these proteins:
- the arsC gene encoding arsenate reductase (glutaredoxin) (This arsenate reductase requires both glutathione and glutaredoxin to convert arsenate to arsenite, after which the efflux transporter formed by ArsA and ArsB can extrude the arsenite from the cell, providing resistance.), with protein MIQIYHNSRCTKSRECLAFLENSGQKYEIIKYLEDVPTYDELKDIIQKLGIKPIELVRRKEKIWIENFRDKPLTDDEIIQAMISNPILVERPIVVNGDKAVIARPLEKAAVIL; from the coding sequence ATGATTCAAATTTATCACAATTCACGCTGCACAAAATCCAGGGAATGCCTTGCTTTCCTAGAAAATTCAGGACAAAAATACGAAATCATCAAATATTTGGAAGACGTTCCCACTTATGACGAATTGAAAGACATCATCCAAAAATTAGGCATAAAACCCATTGAATTAGTGCGCCGAAAAGAGAAAATCTGGATAGAAAATTTCAGGGACAAACCCTTGACTGACGACGAGATTATCCAAGCCATGATTTCAAATCCAATTCTCGTCGAAAGACCCATCGTTGTCAATGGAGACAAGGCGGTAATTGCCAGACCTTTGGAGAAAGCAGCGGTCATTCTTTAA
- a CDS encoding CPBP family intramembrane glutamic endopeptidase translates to MFINQAYKGDNTWWRVLITTLLTAGVFIANVIMYFVMSKEELDKVYQTMSEIPNNLSLLSNLLPFVFLLAMLFFLVRVLHKRSILSLTTSRKDVDYKKILFSFGLIILMTIGAFAVSYSMDSSTILWNFNPLKFTVLLIISLLLFPFQIGFEEYLFRGYLMQQIGIIAKNRWFPLLVTSVMFGLFHSANPEVAQMGFGVMVFYIGTGFFLGIMTLMDESLELALGFHLGNNLMAALLITSDFSAIHTDAVFKYSGVEKPVDMLNEMIVSIAIVYPIILFIFAKKYNWKNWPAKLTGKIQPQAHQ, encoded by the coding sequence ATGTTTATAAATCAAGCATACAAAGGCGACAATACGTGGTGGCGTGTCTTGATTACCACCTTGTTGACCGCAGGAGTATTTATCGCCAATGTCATTATGTATTTCGTTATGTCCAAAGAAGAATTGGACAAAGTATATCAAACGATGAGCGAAATTCCTAATAATTTGTCACTCTTGTCGAATTTGTTGCCATTTGTTTTTCTGTTGGCCATGTTGTTTTTCTTGGTTCGTGTTTTGCATAAAAGAAGCATTCTCTCGCTGACAACCTCTAGAAAAGATGTAGATTATAAAAAAATCCTGTTCTCTTTTGGGTTAATCATTTTGATGACCATTGGCGCTTTTGCCGTTTCCTATTCTATGGACAGTTCCACAATTTTATGGAATTTCAATCCGTTGAAATTTACTGTTTTGTTGATTATTAGCCTTTTGTTGTTTCCTTTTCAAATTGGTTTCGAGGAGTATTTATTCCGGGGTTATTTGATGCAGCAAATTGGAATTATAGCCAAGAACAGGTGGTTTCCATTGCTGGTAACTTCCGTGATGTTTGGATTATTTCACAGCGCCAATCCCGAAGTGGCCCAAATGGGTTTTGGAGTTATGGTGTTTTATATCGGAACCGGTTTTTTTCTTGGAATAATGACCTTGATGGACGAAAGTCTGGAACTGGCATTGGGTTTTCATCTGGGAAACAACCTGATGGCAGCCTTGTTGATTACTTCCGATTTCTCGGCAATACACACCGATGCGGTTTTCAAATATTCGGGAGTTGAAAAACCTGTTGACATGTTAAATGAAATGATTGTTTCGATTGCAATTGTCTATCCGATTATCTTATTTATATTTGCCAAAAAGTATAATTGGAAAAATTGGCCAGCAAAACTTACCGGCAAAATACAACCTCAAGCACATCAATAA
- a CDS encoding AMP-binding protein, producing MITNKITYKNIHNRFKLNGYHINLEQMYYVAYSFIKEGEPFEQHVGNFLLDWFDEKSYIELQTSGTTGAPKVVRIEKQAMLDSALATGDFFGLKPGDTMLHCLPTNYVAGKMMFVRSFILGLDMKFVEPNSDPLKNIDETFDFCAMVPLQAKNSLEKLKAKKIKKLIIGGVKVHKALEQELEKLPMEIYETYGMTETITHIAAKKIGEKVFTVLPNVKVSTDDRQCLVIDAKNISKDKIVTNDIVNLISDTQFSWEGRIDNIINSGGVKLMPERIEDKLSTLIPRRYFVFGQPDETLGQKAVLYVEGEPMVIEDAVFAVLDKFEKPKEVVFIPKFNETATGKILRTESMQSIGH from the coding sequence ATGATTACAAACAAAATTACATACAAGAACATACACAACCGTTTCAAGCTAAACGGCTACCATATCAATCTGGAACAAATGTATTATGTTGCCTATTCCTTCATCAAGGAAGGGGAGCCTTTCGAGCAACATGTGGGGAACTTCCTGTTGGATTGGTTTGACGAGAAATCCTATATCGAATTGCAAACTTCGGGAACCACGGGAGCTCCCAAAGTGGTTAGAATAGAAAAACAAGCCATGTTGGATTCGGCTTTGGCTACCGGGGATTTCTTCGGATTGAAACCAGGAGATACCATGTTGCACTGTTTGCCAACCAATTATGTGGCTGGAAAAATGATGTTCGTCCGCTCCTTTATTTTGGGATTGGACATGAAATTCGTGGAACCGAATTCCGATCCATTGAAAAACATCGACGAGACATTCGACTTTTGTGCCATGGTACCTTTGCAAGCCAAGAATTCATTGGAAAAATTGAAAGCCAAAAAGATAAAAAAATTAATTATTGGTGGTGTAAAAGTACATAAAGCCTTGGAGCAAGAATTGGAAAAACTGCCAATGGAAATTTACGAAACCTACGGTATGACCGAAACCATCACGCATATTGCTGCCAAAAAAATAGGGGAGAAGGTTTTTACGGTTTTGCCAAACGTAAAAGTTTCTACCGACGATAGACAATGTTTGGTTATCGATGCCAAAAACATCAGCAAAGACAAAATCGTGACCAACGACATCGTCAATTTGATTTCTGACACCCAATTCAGTTGGGAAGGAAGAATTGACAACATAATCAATAGCGGTGGGGTTAAATTGATGCCGGAACGAATCGAAGACAAATTGTCCACATTAATTCCAAGACGTTATTTTGTCTTTGGACAGCCTGATGAAACCCTTGGGCAAAAAGCCGTACTTTACGTGGAAGGAGAACCTATGGTCATTGAAGATGCTGTTTTTGCCGTTTTGGACAAATTCGAAAAACCCAAAGAAGTGGTGTTTATACCAAAGTTCAACGAAACGGCCACGGGCAAAATTTTGAGAACCGAAAGCATGCAATCCATCGGACATTAA